Proteins from a single region of Mycoplasma leachii PG50:
- a CDS encoding BspA family leucine-rich repeat surface protein: protein MKKLMVILASFFMFILLITFLSFSIFSGGVKKLLFNRIKKEEYKVHKYKDNKTRTEITDLGFYKNGSTITLMQIPWHITKVSSTLPKEVKSLRNAFANRFEHHKEVTGFETWDTSEIIDMSYTFYNNETINADLSSWKTNKVTNMQGMFKNAIKFNNNGKPLKWDTSKVTSMNSMFDGAKKFNQNLRSWVVDEIKDNKNFSRGSGFSHEPNKRPLWKQPEINDPIIKKPETRVPEVIIHPSPPKPKVNIPLTRIITPTTKWSPILKPTPDSKKGLEIPKANLSTTNQQSKKLSTSAIVGIVVGSQVVLTSLAVGTPYLIKRFKK, encoded by the coding sequence ATGAAAAAGTTGATGGTTATATTAGCGTCTTTTTTTATGTTCATTTTATTAATTACTTTTCTATCTTTCTCAATTTTTAGTGGCGGTGTCAAAAAATTGCTTTTCAACAGAATAAAAAAAGAAGAATACAAAGTTCATAAATATAAAGATAATAAAACAAGAACTGAGATTACAGATTTAGGATTTTATAAAAACGGTTCAACTATTACACTTATGCAAATTCCTTGACATATAACTAAAGTTTCATCTACTTTACCAAAAGAAGTTAAAAGTTTACGTAATGCATTTGCTAATAGATTTGAACATCATAAAGAAGTAACTGGTTTTGAAACTTGAGATACGTCTGAAATAATTGATATGAGTTATACATTTTATAATAATGAGACAATTAACGCTGATTTATCTAGCTGAAAAACAAATAAAGTGACAAATATGCAAGGTATGTTTAAGAATGCTATCAAGTTTAACAATAATGGAAAACCATTGAAGTGAGACACTAGCAAAGTTACTTCAATGAATTCAATGTTTGATGGAGCAAAAAAATTTAATCAAAATTTAAGAAGTTGAGTAGTAGACGAGATTAAAGATAATAAAAATTTTTCTAGAGGAAGCGGTTTTTCTCATGAACCTAATAAAAGACCTCTTTGAAAACAACCAGAAATTAACGACCCAATTATTAAAAAACCAGAAACAAGAGTGCCTGAAGTAATTATTCATCCATCTCCACCAAAGCCTAAAGTTAATATACCTTTAACTAGAATAATAACTCCTACTACAAAATGATCTCCAATTTTAAAACCAACACCAGATTCAAAGAAAGGTTTAGAAATACCAAAAGCTAATTTGAGTACAACAAATCAACAATCTAAAAAGCTTTCAACTTCTGCAATTGTTGGTATTGTTGTTGGGAGTCAAGTTGTGTTAACTTCTTTAGCAGTTGGTACACCTTATCTGATTAAAAGATTTAAAAAGTAA
- a CDS encoding BspA family leucine-rich repeat surface protein, whose product MKKLLFLFCIPIIGSSALFFTLGKEQKSLFSFQTGKRKIDRSDEKSHVYSEDGTEITEIGFYKRNDVITIKQIPPKIKKVSGQLPTEIKSLYGAFSNRNINNGVKVTGFETWDTSNITDMSYVFSNNHIFDADISKWKTNNVTNMNGMFKNATQFNNGGKSLEWDTSNVTSMDSMFEGATNFSQSLKNWRVEKVTKNKNFSRGSGIFGYSNKKPNWNSITEINDPIEKKVEDKQPKIIYHPSPTSPKRKPDPIKLVKLIPPTIRPKSLPKTTPGLEIPKANATATNQQSKKLSTSAIVGIVVGSQVVLTSLAVGTPYLIKRFKK is encoded by the coding sequence ATGAAAAAACTTTTATTTTTATTTTGCATACCAATAATCGGTAGTTCTGCATTATTTTTTACATTAGGCAAAGAACAAAAATCATTATTTAGTTTTCAAACAGGTAAAAGAAAAATTGATAGAAGTGACGAAAAAAGTCATGTGTATAGTGAAGATGGAACTGAAATCACAGAAATTGGGTTCTATAAAAGAAATGATGTAATAACAATAAAGCAAATACCACCAAAAATTAAGAAGGTTTCAGGACAATTACCTACTGAAATTAAAAGTTTATATGGAGCCTTTTCAAATAGAAATATTAATAATGGTGTAAAAGTCACAGGTTTTGAAACATGAGATACTTCAAATATAACTGATATGAGCTATGTTTTTTCTAATAATCATATTTTTGATGCAGATATATCAAAGTGAAAGACTAATAATGTGACAAATATGAATGGAATGTTCAAAAATGCAACACAATTTAATAATGGCGGAAAATCACTAGAATGAGATACTAGTAATGTTACATCAATGGACTCTATGTTTGAAGGCGCCACTAATTTTAGCCAAAGTTTGAAAAATTGGAGAGTTGAAAAGGTTACTAAGAATAAAAATTTTTCTAGAGGAAGTGGTATTTTTGGCTATAGCAATAAAAAACCTAATTGAAATAGCATAACAGAAATTAATGATCCAATAGAAAAGAAAGTTGAAGACAAACAACCTAAAATAATTTATCACCCATCTCCAACTTCACCAAAGCGTAAGCCTGATCCAATAAAGTTAGTAAAATTAATTCCTCCAACTATAAGACCTAAATCATTACCAAAAACAACACCAGGACTAGAAATCCCAAAAGCTAATGCTACTGCAACAAATCAACAATCTAAAAAGCTTTCAACTTCTGCAATTGTTGGTATTGTTGTTGGGAGTCAAGTTGTGTTAACTTCTTTAGCAGTTGGTACACCTTATTTAATTAAAAGATTTAAAAAGTAA
- the fba gene encoding class II fructose-1,6-bisphosphate aldolase, giving the protein MPKLYHKKLVNAKKMVSDAHKKRYAIGHFNINNLEWTKAILEAAEASKTPVIIATSEGAIKYMGGVNAVVGMVNGLLDYLNITVPVALHLDHGQSLEMAKKCILAGYSSVMFDGSHFPYEENLKMTKELIEFAEEYEVSVEAEIGSIGGEEDGVIGQGELGDPQQAEEISKTGITMLAAGIGNIHGKYPLWWQSLSFETLEKLQQACKMPMVLHGGSGIPQDQVKKAISMGISKINVNTELQLAFRDATRKYIEEEKDLDDSKKGFDPRKLLKPGYDALKSTFLELTSWFGCQGKAE; this is encoded by the coding sequence ATGCCAAAGTTATATCACAAAAAATTAGTTAATGCTAAAAAAATGGTAAGTGATGCACATAAAAAAAGATATGCAATAGGTCACTTTAATATTAATAATTTAGAATGAACAAAAGCAATTTTAGAAGCAGCTGAAGCTTCTAAAACACCAGTTATTATAGCTACAAGTGAAGGTGCTATAAAATATATGGGTGGTGTTAATGCTGTTGTAGGAATGGTTAATGGATTATTGGATTATTTAAATATTACAGTACCAGTTGCTTTACACTTAGATCATGGACAATCATTAGAAATGGCTAAAAAATGTATTTTAGCCGGTTATTCATCAGTAATGTTTGATGGTTCACATTTCCCGTATGAAGAAAATTTAAAAATGACTAAAGAATTGATTGAATTTGCTGAAGAATATGAAGTTTCAGTTGAAGCTGAAATTGGTTCAATTGGTGGAGAAGAAGATGGAGTTATTGGTCAAGGTGAATTAGGAGATCCACAACAAGCTGAGGAAATTTCAAAAACTGGAATTACTATGCTAGCTGCTGGAATTGGAAATATTCATGGTAAATATCCATTATGATGACAATCACTTTCATTTGAAACTTTAGAAAAATTACAACAAGCTTGCAAAATGCCAATGGTACTGCATGGTGGTTCAGGAATTCCACAAGATCAAGTTAAAAAAGCAATTTCTATGGGAATTTCAAAGATTAATGTAAATACTGAACTACAATTAGCTTTTAGAGATGCAACTAGAAAATATATTGAAGAAGAAAAAGATCTTGATGATTCTAAAAAGGGATTTGATCCCCGTAAATTACTGAAACCAGGATATGATGCTTTAAAATCTACATTTTTGGAATTAACAAGTTGATTTGGTTGCCAGGGAAAAGCTGAATAA